Below is a genomic region from Defluviimonas aquaemixtae.
AGACGGCGCAGCCGCGCTGTGCGTTTCAGTCAACCCTTTCAACAGGCGGGCCCAAAATTGCCCGGACCCCAGTTCAATCAACGCAGCCATAATCGGAGGAAGCCATGGATGGAAATGATGTCGCGAGCGCGGGCAAGTGCCCGGTCATGCACACGACCTTCGGAGGGCGGTCAAACCGTGACTGGTGGCCGAACCAACTGAACCTCAGAATTCTTCACCAGAACTCGCGTCTTGCCGATCCGACGAGCGAAGGCTTCAACTACGCAAAGGAGTTCAAGAAGCTCGACCTAAAGGCCCTAAAGCAGGACCTTTATGCGCTGATGACCGACTCGCAGGAATGGTGGCCCGCGGATTACGGTCATTACGGTGGGCTCTTCATCCGGATGGCGTGGCATAGCGCCGGCACCTATCGCACCGGCGACGGCCGCGGCGGTGCCGGCTCGGGTACGCAGCGCTTCGCACCGCTCAACAGCTGGCCAGACAATGGAAATCTCGATAAGGCGCGGCGCCTGCTGTGGCCGATCAAGCAGAAGTACGGCAACAAGATCTCTTGGGCCGACCTCATAATCCTCGCGGGCAACTGCGCCATCGAGTCGATGGGCGGCAAAACCTTCGGCTTTGCCGGTGGGCGCGAGGATATCTGGGAACCCGAGGAGGACATCTACTGGGGCGCCGAGGACACCTGGCTGGGTGACAAGCGCTATAGCGGCGACCGGGACCTCGAGAACCCCCTCGCTGCCGTGCAGATGGGCCTGATCTACGTGAATCCCGAAGGGCCGAACGGCGAACCGGATCCGGTCAAGTCAGGCCGCGACATCCGGGAAACGTTCGCGCGAATGGCGATGAACGACTACGAGACGGTGGCGCTAACCGCTGGCGGCCACACTTTCGGCAAGACGCATGGCGCCGGCGACGCGGCGAATGTCGGTCCCGAGCCGGAGGGCGCGCCGATCGAAGCGCAGGGCCTCGGCTGGCTCAGCACCTTCAAGAGCGGCAAGGGAAGGGATACCATCACCAGCGGCCTTGAGGGTGCTTGGACTTCGAATCCGACCAAGTGGGACATGGGCTATTTCGACGTGCTCTTCGGCTACGAATGGGAACTGACCAAAAGCCCGGCGGGTGCCTGGCAGTGGAGGCCAAAGGACCTGAAGGAAAAGGACATGGCGCCCGATCCCGAGGACACGTCGAAGAAGGTGCCGATCATGATGTCAACCGCCGACATGGCGATGCGCATGGACCCGGCCTACGAAAAGATCTCGCGCCATTTCCACAAGAATCCCGACGAGTTCGCCGAAGCCTTCGCGCGCGCGTGGTTCAAGCTGACCCACCGCGACATGGGGCCGAAATCGCGCTACATGGGCGAAGAAGTACCGACAGAGGACCTGATCTGGCAGGACCCGATACCGGCGGTCAACCACCCGCTGATCGACACGACGGACATCGCGGACCTCAAGGGACAAATTCTCGCTGCCGGTCTGTCGATCCCTGAGATGGTGTCGACCGCGTGGGCTTCCGCGTCCACGTTCCGCGGCTCTGACAAGCGGGGCGGGGCCAATGGCGCGCGCATCCGTCTCGCACCGCAGAATAACTGGGAGGTCAACGAGCCCGAGCGGCTGGCCAAGGTGCTCAGGAGCCTTGAAGCCGTCCAGAAGGGCTTCAACGACGCGGCAAGCGGCGGCAAGAAGGTATCGCTCGCCGATCTGATCGTTCTTGGCGGCTGCGCCGCTGTCGAGAAGGCTGCGAAGAGCGCTGGCCACGATATCGAGGTGCCCTTCGCTCCGGGCCGTACGGATGCCTCGCAGGAGCAGACCGACGCGGAAGCTTTCGAGGTTCTCGAGCCGATCGCCGACGGGTTCCGCAATTACTCGAAAGGCAAATACTCCGTTTCGTCCGAGGAGCTTCTGGTCGACAAGGCGCAGCTTCTGACCCTTACGGCGCCCGAGATGGCTGTGCTCGTCGGCGGCATGCGGGCCCTGGGTGCGAACTTCGGCCAGACCCGCCATGGCGTCTTCACGGATCGTCCGGAAACGCTCACCTCCGACTTCTTCGTCAACCTGATCGACATGGGCACCGAGTGGAAGCCGGCCGCTGGCGAAGAGGGCATGTACGAGGGGCGCGACCGTGCGAGCGCGAAGGTGAAGTGGACCGGCACCCGTGTCGATCTCATCTTCGGCTCGAACTCGCAGCTTCGGGCGCTCGCGGAAGTGTATGCACAGGACGACTCGCAGGAGAAGTTCGTGCGTGACTTCGTGGCCGCCTGGAACAAGGTGATGAACCTCGACCGGTTCGATCTCGCCTGATTCAGGGCAACAACCAATTGGACGCGGCCCCGGATGGGCCGCGTCCTAATTTTTCCTTGGCTTGAGGCCGGGGCGATGGACCGAGATCACGGCGCGCCACGGTTCCGAAGGGCAACGCACGCAAGCCGCCGAACGACAAGTCGGCGGGACTGGACCGCGCTGTCAGGACGTCATCCGATGACGGGAACACGAAGCATCTCGTCGAGGACAGTCACCCGTGATGCGCGGCCACGGTCTTAACTGTTGTGAAGCTATAGAGCGCCTCAAAACCCTTCTCGCGACCGTGGCCGGATTTGCCGACCCCGCCGAAGGGAAGCTCCACGCCGCCGCCTGCGCCGTAGTTGTTCAGGAACACCTGCCCCGCCCGGATGTCGCGCGCCATGCGCATTGCCCGGCTGCCATCCCGTGTCCAGACCCCTGCGACCAGCCCGTAATCCGTGCCGTTCGCGATTGCGACCGCCTCCACTTCGTCGTCGAACGGGATCACCATCTGAATCGGCCCGAAGATCTCGTCCTGCGCGAGCTTGTGGTCACCACTCACGTTCGCAAGCAGGACCGGCGCGACGTAGTAGCCGCCATCCGGCGCGCCATCGACAATGTTTCCCTTGGCGACGACCGTCAGGTCGCCGGCATGCTCCAGCATTCCCTCGATCCGCGCCTTTTGCCGTGCCGAGATGATCGGTCCGACGTCGAGATCGTCCAGCGCCGGCCCGACCTTCAGCTCGCGGTACCGCCTGGCCATCAAGTCCACGACCTCGTCGTAGCGTGACCGCTCGACCAGAACCCGCGAACCGGCCGAACAGGTCTGGCCGGCGTTCTGGAGCCCCGCATTGACCAGGAAAGGGAGCGCCCGGCTAAGATCGGCATCGGCGAATACGATCTGCGGTGACTTACCACCAAGTTCCAGCGTTACGTGCACGATGTTCCTCGCCGCCGCTTCCTGCACCAGCGCGCCCACTGGCACGGATCCCGTGAACGATATGTGGTCGATGCCCGGATGCGCGCTCAGCGCCGCGCCAGCCTCGGTGCCGAGACCTGGGATGACGTTGATTGCGCCATCTGGAAAACCCGCTTCCGCCGCGAAATTCGCAAAGGCGAGTGCGGTCAAGCACGCATCTTCGGCGGGTTTTACGACGCAGGCGTTGCCGGTTGCAAGCGCGGCGCCTACAGAGCGTCCGATGATCTGCATGGGATAGTTCCAGGGAATAATGTGGCCCGTCACGCCATGCGGCTCGCGCAGTGTGTAGACGGTATAGCCGTCCAGATACGGGATCGTTTGTCCCATAAGCTTGTCGGCAGCCCCGCCGTAAAACTCCATGTAGCGCGCCAATGCCACTGCATCCGCGTGCGCCTGCCTGAGCGGCTTGCCGACGTCCGTCGCCTCCATCTTCGCGAGGTCTTCGGTGCGCTCGCTGACAATCTGGCTGAGCTTCAGCATGAGGCGTCCGCGTTCGGCCGCCGGGAGTTTCCCCCAGCCCCCATTGCGCGCCGCCCGGGCTGCGGCCACGGCAGCATCCACGTCCGCCGCCCCGCCTTTCGCGATCTGACCGATCACCGCCCCCCTCGACGGGTCCACAATGTCGAGGGTCCCGCCGCAATCTGCGGCGCTCCACTGCCCGCCGATCAGAACTTTGTCGGTGTCGAACCACGCGCAATCAGGACGCATTCCGCTCCTCCTTCGGCTCCTTTCGCAAGTAAGACCACGATGTCCGGACGATGTCCAAGGCGGCCGCGCTAGCGGTGATGCTGCAATCCACTGGCCGGAAGGCGAGAGAGATCAGCAAACCGCTCCCTCCCAAAGCGTGCTTTGCATCGACTGAGGTCTCCGTCGCCTCCCGCATGACCCAGATCTGGGCCGAACTGTCACGCTACATGCTCAGAGATATCGCGGGTCACTCGCGGTTTGTCAGAAATTGACATCGATCATTTCGCAAAGGCGCGATTTGCGCGATGCGGGTACTAGGCGGCGTCCGAATCCCGGGCGGCCGCAGAAATCCGTCGCCGGGACTGCAAATCAATGTTGAGACGCCTCATCCGGGACGGGCGCGCGCTGCGCACTGGTTTAGACCTGCCCGTGAGGACGCGATCGGCTATGGAATAGGAGTTGCACATGACCAAGACCTTCCCACTCATCGCCCTGTCACTCAGCCTTCTGCTCTTCGGCTGTGCCGAACCGGGCCGCTACCCCATCAGCGGCGAAGAGTGTGCGCCGACCGACCCGGTCATGGATCTCGACGCGGCCGATTGCATGCCGGTGCCGTCTTCCGCGACCTGAAAGGCGCGGGGGCAGATCGCTGAATTCCGGTGCACGGTCGATGCACCTGAGCGCCTATCCGGCGTTCGCGAGCGCGCAGGCTCTTCGGAATGTGTCGCCGACGGGTGTCCGCGGATAGCGGTCTGGGTTATCGAAGCGCGGTACCCTGAATTCGATCTCGCCGCCGCCAATGCGCGTCTGCGTACTGCCGAACTGGTCGAGCAATGCGCGCATCTGCGCGTTCTCGCGTTGGACGTAGGCTACGAATTCGGAGATGCCATTGCGTCCGGCAAGTTTCGCGAGAACGCTCAGAAGCAGGCGGCCCAGCCCGAGGCCCTGATGTTTGTCCACCGTCGTGGCCGCGATCTCGGCGGCGCGGCGAGTGTGGCCCAGACGAATATGACGTGCGACCGCGACCGGCTCGGGCGGCAGGTCGTCCTCGGTCAGCGCGCCAACCGCGACACGGTCCCGATTGCTCGGCGCCGTGAAGCGATCGAGTTCGGCTTCGGTCAGCCTCTCTGATGAGCGGAAAGGAACCAAAACCGTCGGGAGCGATCCGACAGATGCTCGAATCCGGTGTCCAGCAAGTGCCGATCTTCGGGACCGACCTCCCTGATGTGGTCGGTTTGACCGTCCTTCAGCGAGGCCGAGAATGGAGAAAGAGCGTTTAGTGTCGATTGCATCACCTGAAGGCGCGATTGAGGTTTTTCGCCTTTTCCAGGTCTGCTTCGTTCA
It encodes:
- a CDS encoding aldehyde dehydrogenase family protein; translated protein: MRPDCAWFDTDKVLIGGQWSAADCGGTLDIVDPSRGAVIGQIAKGGAADVDAAVAAARAARNGGWGKLPAAERGRLMLKLSQIVSERTEDLAKMEATDVGKPLRQAHADAVALARYMEFYGGAADKLMGQTIPYLDGYTVYTLREPHGVTGHIIPWNYPMQIIGRSVGAALATGNACVVKPAEDACLTALAFANFAAEAGFPDGAINVIPGLGTEAGAALSAHPGIDHISFTGSVPVGALVQEAAARNIVHVTLELGGKSPQIVFADADLSRALPFLVNAGLQNAGQTCSAGSRVLVERSRYDEVVDLMARRYRELKVGPALDDLDVGPIISARQKARIEGMLEHAGDLTVVAKGNIVDGAPDGGYYVAPVLLANVSGDHKLAQDEIFGPIQMVIPFDDEVEAVAIANGTDYGLVAGVWTRDGSRAMRMARDIRAGQVFLNNYGAGGGVELPFGGVGKSGHGREKGFEALYSFTTVKTVAAHHG
- the katG gene encoding catalase/peroxidase HPI, translating into MDGNDVASAGKCPVMHTTFGGRSNRDWWPNQLNLRILHQNSRLADPTSEGFNYAKEFKKLDLKALKQDLYALMTDSQEWWPADYGHYGGLFIRMAWHSAGTYRTGDGRGGAGSGTQRFAPLNSWPDNGNLDKARRLLWPIKQKYGNKISWADLIILAGNCAIESMGGKTFGFAGGREDIWEPEEDIYWGAEDTWLGDKRYSGDRDLENPLAAVQMGLIYVNPEGPNGEPDPVKSGRDIRETFARMAMNDYETVALTAGGHTFGKTHGAGDAANVGPEPEGAPIEAQGLGWLSTFKSGKGRDTITSGLEGAWTSNPTKWDMGYFDVLFGYEWELTKSPAGAWQWRPKDLKEKDMAPDPEDTSKKVPIMMSTADMAMRMDPAYEKISRHFHKNPDEFAEAFARAWFKLTHRDMGPKSRYMGEEVPTEDLIWQDPIPAVNHPLIDTTDIADLKGQILAAGLSIPEMVSTAWASASTFRGSDKRGGANGARIRLAPQNNWEVNEPERLAKVLRSLEAVQKGFNDAASGGKKVSLADLIVLGGCAAVEKAAKSAGHDIEVPFAPGRTDASQEQTDAEAFEVLEPIADGFRNYSKGKYSVSSEELLVDKAQLLTLTAPEMAVLVGGMRALGANFGQTRHGVFTDRPETLTSDFFVNLIDMGTEWKPAAGEEGMYEGRDRASAKVKWTGTRVDLIFGSNSQLRALAEVYAQDDSQEKFVRDFVAAWNKVMNLDRFDLA
- a CDS encoding GNAT family N-acetyltransferase, with product MVPFRSSERLTEAELDRFTAPSNRDRVAVGALTEDDLPPEPVAVARHIRLGHTRRAAEIAATTVDKHQGLGLGRLLLSVLAKLAGRNGISEFVAYVQRENAQMRALLDQFGSTQTRIGGGEIEFRVPRFDNPDRYPRTPVGDTFRRACALANAG